A genomic segment from Candidatus Acidiferrales bacterium encodes:
- a CDS encoding TetR/AcrR family transcriptional regulator produces MPTPKANPDGDSARRILAAAERAFAEQGLAGARTDRIASAAGVNKALLYYYFGSKERLYTAVLQSHFNPLMEVVRKSLDGKARPRAKLLRYVESYFEFLHQRRHYPRLLQREMVSGGRELGDMVQRYFRPAYRRLVRVVEEGIQRREFRKVDVRNAVLTLIAVTVFYFGAAPLLRRVLGRDAYTPKSVARRKAAVFDFIEHGLFRRA; encoded by the coding sequence ATGCCCACCCCGAAAGCCAACCCGGATGGTGATTCTGCCCGCCGCATTCTGGCAGCGGCGGAACGCGCCTTTGCCGAGCAAGGCTTAGCCGGCGCGCGCACCGATCGAATCGCGTCTGCCGCGGGCGTCAACAAGGCGTTGCTCTACTACTACTTCGGCAGCAAGGAGCGCCTTTACACGGCTGTTCTCCAAAGCCACTTCAACCCGCTCATGGAGGTCGTTCGCAAAAGCCTCGACGGGAAGGCGAGACCGAGGGCCAAGCTGCTGCGCTATGTGGAAAGCTACTTTGAGTTCCTTCACCAGCGGCGCCATTACCCCAGGTTGTTGCAGCGAGAGATGGTGAGTGGCGGGCGGGAGCTGGGCGACATGGTGCAGAGGTATTTCCGGCCGGCCTACCGCCGGCTGGTGCGGGTGGTGGAAGAAGGCATCCAGCGCCGCGAATTTCGCAAGGTGGATGTGCGCAACGCCGTGCTGACTTTGATCGCGGTCACGGTCTTCTACTTCGGGGCGGCGCCCCTGCTCAGGCGCGTCCTGGGCCGAGATGCCTACACTCCCAAGAGTGTCGCCCGCCGCAAGGCAGCGGTCTTTGATTTCATCGAGCACGGGCTATTTCGAAGAGCCTGA